Proteins encoded by one window of Bactrocera oleae isolate idBacOlea1 chromosome 4, idBacOlea1, whole genome shotgun sequence:
- the LOC118683133 gene encoding uncharacterized protein encodes MSSMCRRLLVILVVQAFFSHSHAAFFKMTKMECKIIDKTVLRQNVCRLKAVKRDVTEATIRIHLLREVDNCNLHTELLRKYNTYQPFFINKTFDVCEFLKTRKNAVYFDILFKLIEKYTNANHTCPYEGEFIVERFSPFHNNFILPLPTGDYLIKFGFYNSNALIFQLFVWFGFKELENWENRHKF; translated from the exons ATGTCGAGCATGTGTCGCAGACTTTTAGTTATTTTAGTTGTGCAAGCATTTTTCTCACACAGt CATGCAGCTTTCTTCAAAATGACAAAAATGGAATGTAAAATTATCGATAAAACCGTACTACGGCAGAATGTGTGTCGCCTGAAGGCGGTAAAACGGGACGTTACCGAGGCGACAATTCGCATACATTTACTAAGAGAAGTTGACAATTGCAAT TTGCACACTGAACTGCTACGCAAGTACAACACGTATCAGCCCTTCTTTATCAACAAAACTTTCGATGTTTGCGAGTTTTTGAAAACACGGAAAAATGCTGTATATTTCGACATATTATTTAAACTGATAGAGAAATACACTAATGCCAACCACACGTGTCCTTATGAG GGGGAGTTCATAGTCGAGCGCTTCAGTCCGTTTCATAACAATTTCATTCTGCCGCTTCCCACCGGTGACTACCTCATTAAATTTGGCTTTTATAACTCAAACGCGCTGATTTTCCAGTTGTTTGTGTGGTTTGGCTTTAAAGAACTGGAAAACTGGGAAAATCGCCACAAATTCTAA
- the Kank gene encoding KN motif and ankyrin repeat domain-containing protein 2 isoform X1 has product MSVTGANQLCNVSVAASRVSPVILSGSSCDMNAALAPAAHNTAQWEENFEAKIKDLSPSEQEAVRRFWRSVVMRNAPRLFAEENGRLPQLYAGNTAVASAAAAANVRNCNCCPYGYHIDLDFVRYCESLANAKPSEEELQRRSRRRSRKSMEFMLGLDAMFEQWDAAARVQAVPEVPYESDSPDSPRPLPLPIPPTPTSASHHTFCTSTPRPRSSSVPRYNYDSSSSAPRAESPYGTASSTCSSVRGAESDAPYSILRQRHKEHQSRRDAPETRAFLREALDEVCSDFERTLERTSLRRKKAVSCNERDGSFSGGGGIGGNAGTLNGQLYGYGVASDRNNNHQPTYAMKTDLPPTKLGTASWLRDNFTRNGYNCNGKRLCYAWERPVEQSLDSCVSSNKSPRTTRYLAKAAAALPVHQKLSPAEQQYESYVQATVAANAKSPVEQLVPPPPPPRRHVPQPRKLLSPSNGESEPTDVDEIDRKPQQSDNATPASEIVAVVPVVLPATSNGADTSAAADAQTLFSIREQMALSLKRMKDLEEQVKSIPELQNELTQLRDEKQRLQQSLQRKEDELMRAREPPRTSSSPSPVTSIKIGSPVQFTPQRISPVSLESLGSRLRANSSSSERQLRTPSTLKRDVGTMCGLHTKRDVAVGSPVHMVRSVGTSPAQQLNSITETFYSQWEMEEHTQVAITRYEEERALQQLKKVTHIGTQMQAPHSVDRGAQTAAEPKVLKSSVSVMVSPATRDAYVNCRPEMRSTACSEDNILDPLCEKCNIVKHSIACSTEDPGFIKVKSVSLKLLDSPEFLRSKTFSLGEHDRLGRIRKTTGTQYTPVSVNSAGCQTATTYVHAVGVQCMPEQRHASVQSEVARDTRCTDTRDLIRLCTTQTSTEEYIPPPIVIEEPPTKEEIPAPPKLITRSTASNTDKPRTVDYGINTLPPAPIRHTAANTDSVRKRDIGCGDVVKPHISIACADNYCDSCKDAIKNLAKDFSKVLSPQSPPSPRLRPPAPIRSASMDSRIPLRKNVPPSPSPVRRTFQRQNTYTITTTPEKQTTKPTQSSLTEKPPSVSHFLPAESASETQSFITEPKSTAPNVGAKVTPTTANASLTAPSSAANLRRASDASQKNAEPLDDSKVDETTPLQPSLDGIIVREQKRVSVSWSRDASPAPLKDGASPYRSLESSFNEKLRESTLETSAAVLAEESEAKEETGIEVDMSKGARRKTTTQKSSHISRKQVGTAEKTVTTKNESQTDKTEVQERPPSKELLQKLAMVEAEPRQKFVPPAEMLNALKTINNSLLKKIDAKSLSAVSLKSSKLVIQQEWFRISSTEKANPHEVEDYLDCFEEMSVALLEYCVNMVDANGNTAMHYAVSHGNFDVVSILLDSKVCNVNQMNNAGYTCVMLVSLAKLKTAAHRTVVQRLFQMADVNIRAKKHCQTALILAVSHGNKEMAELLLAAGADINIQDEDGSTALMCAADNGRTDLVKHLLSQPDCDSLLVDVDGATAFKIAWQAGHRDLGLLLYVHEQMLRSKQPHRGDATRVSLELPRGSKPT; this is encoded by the exons ATGAGCGTTACCGGCGCGAATCAATTATGTAATGTCAGCGTTGCTGCCAGTCGTGTGTCACCGGTGATTTTATCGGGCTCGTCGTGTGACATGAACGCAGCGTTGGCGCCGGCAGCGCACAACACAGCGCAGTGGGAAGAGAATTTCGAggcaaaaataaaagatttatcgCCCAGCGAACAGGAGGCTGTACGCCGTTTCTGGAG GTCGGTGGTGATGCGCAATGCACCGCGTCTCTTTGCCGAAGAAAATG GTCGTCTGCCACAATTGTATGCCGGCAATACGGCTGTGGCGTCTGCCGCTGCCGCGGCGAATGTGCGCAACTGCAATTGCTGTCCGTACGGTTACCACATCGATTTGGATTTTGTGCGCTACTGTGAATCGCTGGCCAATGCCAAGCCATCGGAGGAGGAGTTGCAGCGGCGCAGTCGACGGCGCTCGCGCAAATCTATGGAATTCATGCTGGGTTTGGACGCAATGTTCGAGCAATGGGATGCCGCTGCACGGGTGCAGGCAGTGCCGGAG GTGCCGTACGAAAGTGACTCACCCGATTCACCACGCCCGCTGCCGCTACCCATACCACCTACACCCACGTCCGCTTCACACCACACCTTTTGCACATCTACGCCGCGTCCGCGCTCCTCCTCGGTGCCGCGCTACAACTACGATAGCAGCAGCAGTGCGCCCCGCGCTGAATCGCCCTACGGCACAGCTTCGTCAACATGTTCATCCGTGCGCGGTGCAGAGAGTGACGCGCCCTACAGCATATTACGTCAGCGTCACAAAGAGCATCAATCACGACGTGATGCGCCCGAAACGCGCGCCTTCCTGCGTGAAGCGCTCGACGAGGTGTGCAGCGACTTTGAGCGTACGCTGGAGCGCACATCGTTGCGGCGCAAGAAGGCGGTAAGCTGTAACGAGCGTGATGGCAGTTTTAGTGGTGGGGGTGGTATTGGTGGCAATGCTGGCACGTTGAATGGTCAATTATACGGTTATGGCGTGGCGAGCGATCGCAACAACAATCATCAGCCGACATATGCAATGAAGACGGATTTGCCGCCGACAAAATTGGGCACCGCAAGTTGGCTGCGTGATAATTTCACGCGAAATGGCTACAACTGTAATGGCAAGCGTCTGTGCTATGCCTGGGAGCGGCCTGTCGAACAGTCTCTTG ATTCCTGTGTATCTAGCAATAAGTCGCCGCGCACGACGCGCTATCTAGCCAAGGCCGCCGCCGCGTTACCCGTGCATCAGAAGCTTTCACCTGCCGAGCAGCAATATGAGTCATATGTGCAGGCGACAGTAGCGGCAAATGCTAAATCACCGGTGGAACAGCTggtgccaccaccaccaccaccgcgtCGGCATGTACCACAGCCACGTAAGCTGCTGAGTCCAAGCAATGGTGAATCGGAACCCACAGACGTAGATGAGATCGATAGAAAGCCACAGCAGTCAGATAATGCGACACCGGCAAGTGAAATTGTAGCTGTAGTGCCTGTTGTCTTACCTGCAACCTCGAATGGCGCCGATACAAGCGCTGCGGCTGACGCTCAAACATTGTTTAGCATACGCGAGCAGATGGCACTGAGTTTAAAGCGAATGAAAGATTTGGAAGAGCAAGTCAAATCTATACCGGAACTTCAA AATGAACTGACACAGCTGCGTGATGAGAAGCAGCGTTTGCAACAATCTCTTCAGCGGAAAGAAGATGAGCTGATGCGTGCACGTGAACCGCCGCGAACCTCGTCTTCGCCGAGTCCGGTCACAAGTATTAAAATTGGTTCACCGGTACAGTTTACGCCACAGCGCATTAGCCCAGTTTCTTTGGAAAGCTTGGGATCCCGATTGCGCGCCAACTCAAGCAGTTCGGAGCGACAGTTGCGCACACCATCTACACTTAAACGCGACGTGGGTACTATGTGCGGGCTGCATACAAAACGTGATGTTGCAGTCGGCAGCCCAGTGCACATGGTGCGCAGCGTGGGTACGAGCCCTGCACAGCAGTTAAACAGCATCACTGAAACATTTTACTCGCAATGGGAAATGGAAGAGCATACGCAAGTAGCAATCACGCGTTACGAAGAAGAACGCGCACTTCAGCAGCTCAAGAAGGTGACACATATCGGCACGCAAATGCAAGCACCACACAGTGTTGATAGGGGTGCGCAAACCGCAGCAGAGCCGAAGGTACTTAAGAGCTCAGTGAGCGTTATGGTGAGCCCAGCAACAAGGGATGCGTATGTTAATTGTCGTCCTGAAATGCGCTCCACAGCTTGCTCAGAGGACAATATTCTGGATCCCTTGTGTGAGAAATGTAATATCGTGAAACATAGCATTGCCTGCAGCACCGAAGACCCCGGCTTCATTAAAGTAAAATCAGTTTCATTGAAACTACTCGATTCACCTGAGTTTTTACGTAGCAAGACATTCTCATTAGGCGAACATGATCGACTCGGGCGTATACGAAAGACCACAGGCACGCAATACACGCCAGTCTCCGTAAATAGCGCCGGCTGCCAAACCGCAACCACTTATGTACACGCCGTCGGTGTACAATGCATGCCCGAACAGCGTCATGCTAGCGTACAAAGTGAGGTGGCGCGCGACACGCGTTGTACAGACACACGTGATTTAATACGGCTTTGTACAACACAAACTAGTACCGAAGAGTACATACCGCCACCAATTGTCATTGAAGAGCCACCTACAAAAGAAGAAATACCCGCGCCACCTAAACTAATAACGCGATCAACTGCCAGCAATACGGACAAACCACGCACCGTAGATTACGGCATAAATACATTACCCCCTGCGCCCATACGTCATACCGCAGCCAACACAGATTCAGTGCGAAAACGGGACATAGGTTGCGGCGACGTTGTCAAGCCACATATTTCCATTGCTTGCGCGGATAATTACTGTGATTCCTGCAAggatgcaattaaaaatttggccAAAGACTTCTCGAAAGTGTTGTCGCCTCAATCACCACCATCTCCACGGCTGCGTCCACCAGCACCTATACGAAGCGCATCCATGGATTCGCGCATACCGCTGCGTAAAAACGTACCACCTAGCCCCAGTCCAGTACGACGCACTTTTCAACGGCAGAACacatatacaataacaacaacgccgGAAAAACAGACAACAAAGCCAACACAGAG TTCGTTAACCGAGAAACCGCCATCAGTTTCCCACTTTCTGCCAGCGGAGTCAGCCAGTGAAACGCAGAGTTTCATAACCGAGCCTAAATCTACTGCGCCTAACGTTGGTGCCAAGGTTACGCCTACTACAGCAAATGCATCCCTAACTGCCCCTTCCTCAGCTGCAAATTTGCGTCGAGCATCCGATGCCAGTCAAAAGAACGCTGAACCGCTTGACGATAGTAAAGTGGATGAGACTACACCACTACAACCGAGTCTCGATGGAATAATTGTGCGTGAGCAGAAACGTGTGAGTGTCAGCTGGTCGCGCGATGCATCACCAGCGCCGCTTAAAGATGGCGCTTCGCCATATCGTTCCTTGGAGAGTTCTTTCAACGAAAAGCTCAGGGAGTCCACATTGGAAACATCAGCGGCAGTGTTGGCTGAGGAGAGCGAAGCAAAGGAGGAAACTGGAATAGAAGTTGATATGTCAAAGGGCGCACGCCGCAAGACAACAACACAGAAATCTAGTCATATCTCAAGAAAGCAAGTGGGTACTGCGGAGAAGACAGTAACAACGAAAAATGAGTCGCAGACAGATAAGACCGAAGTGCAGGAACGTCCACCATCGAAAGAGTTGCTGCAAAAATTGGCAATGGTTGAGGCGGAGCCACGACAAAA ATTCGTTCCGCCTGCCGAAATGCTGAATGCTTTGAAGACCATCAATAACTCGCTGTTGAAGAAAATCGATGCCAAGTCTCTGTCGGCGGTTAGCTTAAAATCATCCAAATTGGTGATACAACAAGAATGGTTCCGTATCTCTAGCACCGAGAAAGCAAATCCACATGAAGTGGAGGACTATTTAGACTGTTTTGAGGAAATGTCGGTGGCGCTGTTGGAGTACTGTGTTAATATGGTGGACGCTAAT ggCAATACTGCAATGCATTATGCGGTCTCGCATGGCAATTTTGACGTAGTATCCATTCTACTCGATTCAAAGGTTTGCAATGTAAATCAAATGAATAACGCTGGATACACTTGTGTGATGCTCGTCTCATTGGCAAAGCTTAAAACCGCTGCGCATCGCACAGTCGTACAACGACTGTTCCAGATGGCCGATGTCAATATACGAGCCAAAAAG CACTGCCAGACCGCATTGATACTGGCTGTTTCCCATGGTAATAAAGAGATGGCAGAGCTGCTGTTGGCCGCCGGCGCAGACATCAACATACAGGACGAGGACGGCAGCACAGCGCTGATGTGTGCCGCCGACAATGGACGCACGGACCTGGTTAAGCATTTGTTGTCACAGCCCGATTGCGATTCGCTTTTAGTGGATGTG GATGGCGCTACGGCTTTCAAAATTGCCTGGCAGGCTGGACATCGGGACCTTGGCTTGTTGTTGTACGTGCACGAGCAAATGCTGCGTAGCAAGCAGCCCCATCGCGGAGACGCCACGCGCGTTTCGCTGGAGTTGCCTCGTGGCTCGAAACCCACTTAG
- the Kank gene encoding KN motif and ankyrin repeat domain-containing protein 1 isoform X2 — MSVTGANQLCNVSVAASRVSPVILSGSSCDMNAALAPAAHNTAQWEENFEAKIKDLSPSEQEAVRRFWRSVVMRNAPRLFAEENGRLPQLYAGNTAVASAAAAANVRNCNCCPYGYHIDLDFVRYCESLANAKPSEEELQRRSRRRSRKSMEFMLGLDAMFEQWDAAARVQAVPEVPYESDSPDSPRPLPLPIPPTPTSASHHTFCTSTPRPRSSSVPRYNYDSSSSAPRAESPYGTASSTCSSVRGAESDAPYSILRQRHKEHQSRRDAPETRAFLREALDEVCSDFERTLERTSLRRKKAVSCNERDGSFSGGGGIGGNAGTLNGQLYGYGVASDRNNNHQPTYAMKTDLPPTKLGTASWLRDNFTRNGYNCNGKRLCYAWERPVEQSLDSCVSSNKSPRTTRYLAKAAAALPVHQKLSPAEQQYESYVQATVAANAKSPVEQLVPPPPPPRRHVPQPRKLLSPSNGESEPTDVDEIDRKPQQSDNATPASEIVAVVPVVLPATSNGADTSAAADAQTLFSIREQMALSLKRMKDLEEQVKSIPELQNELTQLRDEKQRLQQSLQRKEDELMRAREPPRTSSSPSPVTSIKIGSPVQFTPQRISPVSLESLGSRLRANSSSSERQLRTPSTLKRDVGTMCGLHTKRDVAVGSPVHMVRSVGTSPAQQLNSITETFYSQWEMEEHTQVAITRYEEERALQQLKKVTHIGTQMQAPHSVDRGAQTAAEPKVLKSSVSVMVSPATRDAYVNCRPEMRSTACSEDNILDPLCEKCNIVKHSIACSTEDPGFIKVKSVSLKLLDSPEFLRSKTFSLGEHDRLGRIRKTTGTQYTPVSVNSAGCQTATTYVHAVGVQCMPEQRHASVQSEVARDTRCTDTRDLIRLCTTQTSTEEYIPPPIVIEEPPTKEEIPAPPKLITRSTASNTDKPRTVDYGINTLPPAPIRHTAANTDSVRKRDIGCGDVVKPHISIACADNYCDSCKDAIKNLAKDFSKVLSPQSPPSPRLRPPAPIRSASMDSRIPLRKNVPPSPSPVRRTFQRQNTYTITTTPEKQTTKPTQSSLTEKPPSVSHFLPAESASETQSFITEPKSTAPNVGAKVTPTTANASLTAPSSAANLRRASDASQKNAEPLDDSKVDETTPLQPSLDGIIVREQKRVSVSWSRDASPAPLKDGASPYRSLESSFNEKLRESTLETSAAVLAEESEAKEETGIEVDMSKGARRKTTTQKSSHISRKQVGTAEKTVTTKNESQTDKTEVQERPPSKELLQKLAMVEAEPRQKFVPPAEMLNALKTINNSLLKKIDAKSLSAVSLKSSKLVIQQEWFRISSTEKANPHEVEDYLDCFEEMSVALLEYCVNMVDANGNTAMHYAVSHGNFDVVSILLDSKVCNVNQMNNAGYTCVMLVSLAKLKTAAHRTVVQRLFQMADVNIRAKKVALPDRIDTGCFPW, encoded by the exons ATGAGCGTTACCGGCGCGAATCAATTATGTAATGTCAGCGTTGCTGCCAGTCGTGTGTCACCGGTGATTTTATCGGGCTCGTCGTGTGACATGAACGCAGCGTTGGCGCCGGCAGCGCACAACACAGCGCAGTGGGAAGAGAATTTCGAggcaaaaataaaagatttatcgCCCAGCGAACAGGAGGCTGTACGCCGTTTCTGGAG GTCGGTGGTGATGCGCAATGCACCGCGTCTCTTTGCCGAAGAAAATG GTCGTCTGCCACAATTGTATGCCGGCAATACGGCTGTGGCGTCTGCCGCTGCCGCGGCGAATGTGCGCAACTGCAATTGCTGTCCGTACGGTTACCACATCGATTTGGATTTTGTGCGCTACTGTGAATCGCTGGCCAATGCCAAGCCATCGGAGGAGGAGTTGCAGCGGCGCAGTCGACGGCGCTCGCGCAAATCTATGGAATTCATGCTGGGTTTGGACGCAATGTTCGAGCAATGGGATGCCGCTGCACGGGTGCAGGCAGTGCCGGAG GTGCCGTACGAAAGTGACTCACCCGATTCACCACGCCCGCTGCCGCTACCCATACCACCTACACCCACGTCCGCTTCACACCACACCTTTTGCACATCTACGCCGCGTCCGCGCTCCTCCTCGGTGCCGCGCTACAACTACGATAGCAGCAGCAGTGCGCCCCGCGCTGAATCGCCCTACGGCACAGCTTCGTCAACATGTTCATCCGTGCGCGGTGCAGAGAGTGACGCGCCCTACAGCATATTACGTCAGCGTCACAAAGAGCATCAATCACGACGTGATGCGCCCGAAACGCGCGCCTTCCTGCGTGAAGCGCTCGACGAGGTGTGCAGCGACTTTGAGCGTACGCTGGAGCGCACATCGTTGCGGCGCAAGAAGGCGGTAAGCTGTAACGAGCGTGATGGCAGTTTTAGTGGTGGGGGTGGTATTGGTGGCAATGCTGGCACGTTGAATGGTCAATTATACGGTTATGGCGTGGCGAGCGATCGCAACAACAATCATCAGCCGACATATGCAATGAAGACGGATTTGCCGCCGACAAAATTGGGCACCGCAAGTTGGCTGCGTGATAATTTCACGCGAAATGGCTACAACTGTAATGGCAAGCGTCTGTGCTATGCCTGGGAGCGGCCTGTCGAACAGTCTCTTG ATTCCTGTGTATCTAGCAATAAGTCGCCGCGCACGACGCGCTATCTAGCCAAGGCCGCCGCCGCGTTACCCGTGCATCAGAAGCTTTCACCTGCCGAGCAGCAATATGAGTCATATGTGCAGGCGACAGTAGCGGCAAATGCTAAATCACCGGTGGAACAGCTggtgccaccaccaccaccaccgcgtCGGCATGTACCACAGCCACGTAAGCTGCTGAGTCCAAGCAATGGTGAATCGGAACCCACAGACGTAGATGAGATCGATAGAAAGCCACAGCAGTCAGATAATGCGACACCGGCAAGTGAAATTGTAGCTGTAGTGCCTGTTGTCTTACCTGCAACCTCGAATGGCGCCGATACAAGCGCTGCGGCTGACGCTCAAACATTGTTTAGCATACGCGAGCAGATGGCACTGAGTTTAAAGCGAATGAAAGATTTGGAAGAGCAAGTCAAATCTATACCGGAACTTCAA AATGAACTGACACAGCTGCGTGATGAGAAGCAGCGTTTGCAACAATCTCTTCAGCGGAAAGAAGATGAGCTGATGCGTGCACGTGAACCGCCGCGAACCTCGTCTTCGCCGAGTCCGGTCACAAGTATTAAAATTGGTTCACCGGTACAGTTTACGCCACAGCGCATTAGCCCAGTTTCTTTGGAAAGCTTGGGATCCCGATTGCGCGCCAACTCAAGCAGTTCGGAGCGACAGTTGCGCACACCATCTACACTTAAACGCGACGTGGGTACTATGTGCGGGCTGCATACAAAACGTGATGTTGCAGTCGGCAGCCCAGTGCACATGGTGCGCAGCGTGGGTACGAGCCCTGCACAGCAGTTAAACAGCATCACTGAAACATTTTACTCGCAATGGGAAATGGAAGAGCATACGCAAGTAGCAATCACGCGTTACGAAGAAGAACGCGCACTTCAGCAGCTCAAGAAGGTGACACATATCGGCACGCAAATGCAAGCACCACACAGTGTTGATAGGGGTGCGCAAACCGCAGCAGAGCCGAAGGTACTTAAGAGCTCAGTGAGCGTTATGGTGAGCCCAGCAACAAGGGATGCGTATGTTAATTGTCGTCCTGAAATGCGCTCCACAGCTTGCTCAGAGGACAATATTCTGGATCCCTTGTGTGAGAAATGTAATATCGTGAAACATAGCATTGCCTGCAGCACCGAAGACCCCGGCTTCATTAAAGTAAAATCAGTTTCATTGAAACTACTCGATTCACCTGAGTTTTTACGTAGCAAGACATTCTCATTAGGCGAACATGATCGACTCGGGCGTATACGAAAGACCACAGGCACGCAATACACGCCAGTCTCCGTAAATAGCGCCGGCTGCCAAACCGCAACCACTTATGTACACGCCGTCGGTGTACAATGCATGCCCGAACAGCGTCATGCTAGCGTACAAAGTGAGGTGGCGCGCGACACGCGTTGTACAGACACACGTGATTTAATACGGCTTTGTACAACACAAACTAGTACCGAAGAGTACATACCGCCACCAATTGTCATTGAAGAGCCACCTACAAAAGAAGAAATACCCGCGCCACCTAAACTAATAACGCGATCAACTGCCAGCAATACGGACAAACCACGCACCGTAGATTACGGCATAAATACATTACCCCCTGCGCCCATACGTCATACCGCAGCCAACACAGATTCAGTGCGAAAACGGGACATAGGTTGCGGCGACGTTGTCAAGCCACATATTTCCATTGCTTGCGCGGATAATTACTGTGATTCCTGCAAggatgcaattaaaaatttggccAAAGACTTCTCGAAAGTGTTGTCGCCTCAATCACCACCATCTCCACGGCTGCGTCCACCAGCACCTATACGAAGCGCATCCATGGATTCGCGCATACCGCTGCGTAAAAACGTACCACCTAGCCCCAGTCCAGTACGACGCACTTTTCAACGGCAGAACacatatacaataacaacaacgccgGAAAAACAGACAACAAAGCCAACACAGAG TTCGTTAACCGAGAAACCGCCATCAGTTTCCCACTTTCTGCCAGCGGAGTCAGCCAGTGAAACGCAGAGTTTCATAACCGAGCCTAAATCTACTGCGCCTAACGTTGGTGCCAAGGTTACGCCTACTACAGCAAATGCATCCCTAACTGCCCCTTCCTCAGCTGCAAATTTGCGTCGAGCATCCGATGCCAGTCAAAAGAACGCTGAACCGCTTGACGATAGTAAAGTGGATGAGACTACACCACTACAACCGAGTCTCGATGGAATAATTGTGCGTGAGCAGAAACGTGTGAGTGTCAGCTGGTCGCGCGATGCATCACCAGCGCCGCTTAAAGATGGCGCTTCGCCATATCGTTCCTTGGAGAGTTCTTTCAACGAAAAGCTCAGGGAGTCCACATTGGAAACATCAGCGGCAGTGTTGGCTGAGGAGAGCGAAGCAAAGGAGGAAACTGGAATAGAAGTTGATATGTCAAAGGGCGCACGCCGCAAGACAACAACACAGAAATCTAGTCATATCTCAAGAAAGCAAGTGGGTACTGCGGAGAAGACAGTAACAACGAAAAATGAGTCGCAGACAGATAAGACCGAAGTGCAGGAACGTCCACCATCGAAAGAGTTGCTGCAAAAATTGGCAATGGTTGAGGCGGAGCCACGACAAAA ATTCGTTCCGCCTGCCGAAATGCTGAATGCTTTGAAGACCATCAATAACTCGCTGTTGAAGAAAATCGATGCCAAGTCTCTGTCGGCGGTTAGCTTAAAATCATCCAAATTGGTGATACAACAAGAATGGTTCCGTATCTCTAGCACCGAGAAAGCAAATCCACATGAAGTGGAGGACTATTTAGACTGTTTTGAGGAAATGTCGGTGGCGCTGTTGGAGTACTGTGTTAATATGGTGGACGCTAAT ggCAATACTGCAATGCATTATGCGGTCTCGCATGGCAATTTTGACGTAGTATCCATTCTACTCGATTCAAAGGTTTGCAATGTAAATCAAATGAATAACGCTGGATACACTTGTGTGATGCTCGTCTCATTGGCAAAGCTTAAAACCGCTGCGCATCGCACAGTCGTACAACGACTGTTCCAGATGGCCGATGTCAATATACGAGCCAAAAAGGTAG CACTGCCAGACCGCATTGATACTGGCTGTTTCCCATGGTAA